In Streptomyces nojiriensis, one genomic interval encodes:
- a CDS encoding glycoside hydrolase family 71 protein, with protein sequence MSHRRRPAFRGRRPLLATLLSAFFLVGVCAATGIAWDPRDAGSVQEASAPAGGLPAATATSGAPAAPGEAAPSPAGPPAPTKGAAAKGNPKDAVDSGAERPTGALPFDMPSPAALRSGTAGKKLVFAHYFTPYPLSLDNAAADRDYYTRNYLDPDGESGKHGRYGGLLRDRPLPVTPKSGDWEYANLQQEVRTARAAGIDGFTLDLLSLSGKNWDRCNLLMAAARSVDPAFKIMLMPDMTSLKTDDPAVLAEAIATLADASAAHRLPDGRLVVSPFKAEEKSVAWWTEVIARLKSEHGIRTAFVPLFLDFGAHSGEFAPISHGFSEWGSRSYVGQESSTRDVRRAHDMGKIWMQPVSVQDARPNQGIYDEAGNTATLRSTWTHAIDDGADWVQLTTWNDYSEGSQFAPSLHNGYAYLDLTSYYLTRFKTGGWPEIVRDTLYLSARTQFADADPTGDQSLVMSLRKGSAPPRDKVEVLSFLTGPAAVRTAVGAADGSHEAPSGIHSQLLPLKAGTSSAQVVRDGKAGVKVDLPYRVDHKVEVQDLQYYAATSGRES encoded by the coding sequence GTGTCGCACCGGCGCCGGCCGGCCTTCCGGGGCCGCAGGCCGCTGCTCGCCACGCTGCTCTCCGCCTTCTTCCTGGTCGGTGTCTGTGCCGCCACCGGAATCGCCTGGGACCCCCGCGACGCGGGTTCCGTGCAGGAGGCCTCGGCCCCCGCCGGCGGCCTCCCGGCGGCCACCGCGACCTCCGGCGCTCCCGCCGCACCCGGCGAGGCCGCCCCCTCGCCCGCCGGGCCCCCGGCGCCCACCAAGGGCGCGGCAGCCAAGGGCAACCCCAAGGACGCGGTGGACTCCGGGGCCGAACGCCCCACCGGAGCGCTGCCCTTCGACATGCCCTCGCCGGCCGCCCTGCGCTCCGGCACGGCGGGCAAGAAGCTGGTGTTCGCCCACTACTTCACCCCCTACCCGCTCTCCCTCGACAACGCGGCCGCGGACCGGGACTACTACACCCGCAACTACCTGGACCCCGACGGCGAGAGCGGGAAGCACGGCCGGTACGGCGGCCTGCTGCGCGACCGGCCGCTGCCCGTGACCCCGAAGAGCGGCGACTGGGAGTACGCCAACCTCCAGCAGGAGGTGCGCACGGCCCGTGCGGCGGGCATCGACGGCTTCACCCTCGACCTGCTCTCCCTCTCCGGCAAGAACTGGGACCGCTGCAACCTGCTGATGGCGGCCGCCCGTTCGGTGGACCCGGCCTTCAAGATCATGCTGATGCCGGACATGACCTCGCTGAAGACCGACGACCCCGCGGTGCTCGCCGAGGCGATCGCCACGCTCGCCGACGCCTCCGCCGCGCACCGGCTCCCCGACGGCCGCCTGGTGGTCTCCCCCTTCAAGGCGGAGGAGAAGAGCGTCGCCTGGTGGACCGAGGTCATCGCCCGCCTGAAGTCCGAGCACGGCATCCGCACCGCCTTCGTCCCGCTCTTCCTCGACTTCGGCGCCCACAGCGGCGAGTTCGCCCCGATCAGCCACGGCTTCTCCGAGTGGGGCAGCCGCAGCTACGTCGGCCAGGAGAGCTCCACGCGCGACGTCCGGCGGGCCCACGACATGGGCAAGATCTGGATGCAGCCGGTGTCGGTCCAGGACGCGCGCCCCAACCAGGGCATCTACGACGAGGCGGGCAACACCGCGACCCTGCGCTCGACCTGGACGCACGCCATCGACGACGGCGCCGACTGGGTGCAGCTCACCACCTGGAACGACTACTCGGAGGGCAGCCAGTTCGCCCCCTCCCTGCACAACGGCTACGCCTACCTGGACCTGACCTCGTACTACCTGACCAGGTTCAAGACGGGCGGCTGGCCGGAGATCGTCCGGGACACCCTCTACCTCTCCGCGCGCACGCAGTTCGCGGACGCCGACCCGACGGGCGACCAGTCGCTGGTGATGTCGCTCCGCAAGGGGAGCGCCCCGCCCCGGGACAAGGTGGAGGTGCTCAGCTTCCTCACCGGGCCCGCAGCCGTCCGGACGGCCGTGGGCGCCGCGGACGGCAGCCACGAGGCCCCCTCCGGGATCCACTCGCAGCTGCTGCCGCTGAAGGCGGGCACCAGCTCGGCGCAGGTCGTCCGGGACGGGAAGGCCGGGGTGAAGGTCGACCTGCCGTACCGGGTGGACCACAAGGTGGAGGTGCAGGACCTCCAGTACTACGCGGCGACCAGCGGCCGGGAATCCTAG
- a CDS encoding aminotransferase class V-fold PLP-dependent enzyme, producing MTEPKRPAGSAQEFPGGPALFRLDPRVAHLNHGSFGAVPVPVQEAQAALRAEVHADPDAFFIAVPDRLAEARTRIAAHLGADPDGIAFIANATEGANLALDAVPLADGDEILVTDHGYGTVVAAAARRAPVTTVALDPHLPDEDAVRETVLAALTPRTRVAVLDHVSSPTARIIASPRLLADLRERGVTSVVDGAHAPGMLADPLAGGADFWFGNLHKWGYAPSGSAVLAVARQHRHRIRALVPSWEDQHGFPRSVENRATADYTGWLAAPEGLDLLERLDAAKVRAHNSALAAHGAALLAELPGLTPLPHGEALAMRTLRLPPGVADTPERARELRERIAAEQGIRVLIWPWPGGGGIRVCGQIYNRPEEYERLAAVLPSCLSRA from the coding sequence GTGACCGAGCCGAAACGTCCCGCCGGGTCCGCCCAGGAGTTCCCCGGCGGGCCCGCCCTGTTCCGTCTCGACCCCCGCGTCGCCCACCTGAACCACGGCTCATTCGGCGCGGTGCCCGTCCCCGTCCAGGAGGCCCAGGCCGCGCTCCGCGCCGAGGTCCACGCCGACCCGGACGCCTTCTTCATCGCCGTCCCGGACCGGCTCGCCGAGGCCCGTACCCGGATCGCCGCACACCTCGGCGCCGACCCCGACGGCATCGCCTTCATCGCCAACGCCACCGAGGGCGCCAACCTCGCCCTGGACGCCGTCCCGCTCGCCGACGGCGACGAGATCCTGGTCACCGACCACGGCTACGGCACCGTCGTCGCGGCCGCCGCCCGCCGCGCCCCGGTCACCACCGTGGCCCTGGACCCCCACCTGCCCGACGAGGACGCCGTACGCGAGACCGTGCTGGCCGCGCTGACCCCCCGTACCCGGGTCGCCGTACTCGACCACGTCAGCTCGCCCACCGCCCGGATCATCGCCTCCCCCCGGCTCCTCGCGGACCTGCGCGAACGCGGGGTCACCTCCGTCGTCGACGGCGCCCACGCCCCGGGCATGCTCGCCGACCCCCTCGCGGGCGGCGCCGACTTCTGGTTCGGCAACCTCCACAAATGGGGCTACGCACCCTCCGGCAGCGCGGTCCTGGCCGTCGCCCGGCAGCACCGCCACCGGATCAGGGCCCTCGTACCGTCCTGGGAGGACCAGCACGGATTCCCGCGTTCCGTGGAGAACCGGGCCACCGCCGACTACACCGGCTGGCTCGCCGCCCCCGAGGGGCTGGACCTCCTCGAACGGCTCGACGCGGCCAAGGTCCGGGCCCACAACAGCGCGCTCGCCGCCCACGGAGCGGCCCTGCTCGCCGAGCTCCCCGGCCTCACCCCGCTCCCGCACGGCGAGGCCCTCGCCATGCGCACCCTGCGCCTGCCGCCCGGGGTCGCCGACACCCCGGAGCGGGCCCGTGAGCTGCGCGAGCGGATCGCGGCCGAACAGGGCATCCGGGTGCTGATCTGGCCCTGGCCGGGCGGCGGCGGCATCCGCGTCTGCGGCCAGATCTACAACCGGCCCGAGGAGTACGAACGCCTCGCCGCCGTCCTCCCGTCCTGCCTCAGCCGCGCCTGA
- the cobF gene encoding precorrin-6A synthase (deacetylating) yields the protein MKKFSVIGIGAGDPDHLTLQAVRAIGAADAFLILEKGEEKADLTGLRRAMLDAHARPGHRLVEGRDPDRDRTPADYTPTVDGWRSARAELFERFIAEDLADGETGAFLVWGDPSLYDSTLAILDEVLERGRVAFEHEVVPGISSISALLARHRTNLNRVGRPVQITTGRRLAAGWPDDVDDVVVMLDARHAFTAHLDQDLFIYWGAYVGTPDEILVSGRLAEVAGRIEELRTEARARKGWIMDTYLLRRG from the coding sequence GTGAAGAAGTTCTCAGTGATCGGCATAGGCGCGGGCGACCCGGACCATCTGACCCTCCAGGCGGTCAGGGCGATCGGCGCGGCGGACGCATTCCTCATCCTGGAGAAGGGCGAGGAGAAGGCGGATCTGACCGGGCTGCGGCGCGCGATGCTCGACGCGCACGCCCGCCCCGGCCACCGGCTGGTGGAGGGCCGCGATCCGGACCGGGACCGGACGCCCGCCGACTACACCCCGACGGTGGACGGCTGGCGCAGCGCGCGGGCCGAGCTCTTCGAGCGCTTCATCGCGGAGGACCTGGCGGACGGCGAGACCGGGGCGTTCCTGGTCTGGGGCGATCCCTCCCTCTACGACTCCACGCTCGCGATCCTCGACGAGGTGCTGGAGCGCGGCCGGGTGGCCTTCGAGCACGAGGTCGTGCCCGGTATCAGCAGCATCTCGGCGCTGCTGGCACGCCACCGGACCAACCTGAACCGGGTCGGGCGCCCGGTCCAGATCACCACCGGCCGCCGGCTGGCCGCGGGCTGGCCGGACGACGTCGACGACGTGGTGGTGATGCTGGACGCGCGGCACGCCTTCACCGCCCACCTGGACCAGGACCTCTTCATCTACTGGGGGGCCTACGTGGGCACCCCGGACGAGATCCTGGTCTCGGGCAGGCTCGCGGAGGTCGCCGGGCGGATCGAGGAGCTGCGTACCGAGGCCCGCGCCCGCAAGGGCTGGATCATGGACACGTACCTGCTCAGGCGCGGCTGA
- a CDS encoding (Fe-S)-binding protein, with protein sequence MRAALFVTCVTDALYPRTGIAVVRLLERLGVGVDFPAAQSCCGQPQYNTGYRYETEPLMRRTARAFAGHEYVVTPSGSCAAMIREHYPRIGRKAAAEGRGSELAEAAAALAPRVYELTEFLVDVLGVTDVGAYFPHTVTYHPSCHGLRGLGLGDRPRRLLAAVKGLDLVELPGAEECCGFGGTFAVKNPDVSTAMGTDKITAAAGTGAQVLCGADNSCLAHLGGLLRRADSPLRTLHLAEILAATEEEPLT encoded by the coding sequence ATGCGAGCCGCCCTGTTCGTCACCTGCGTCACTGACGCGCTCTACCCGCGGACCGGCATCGCCGTCGTACGCCTCCTGGAGCGGCTCGGGGTCGGCGTGGACTTCCCGGCGGCCCAGAGCTGCTGCGGGCAGCCGCAGTACAACACCGGCTACCGGTACGAGACCGAACCGCTGATGCGGCGCACCGCGCGGGCCTTCGCGGGACACGAGTACGTGGTCACCCCCTCCGGATCCTGCGCCGCGATGATCCGCGAGCACTACCCGCGCATCGGCCGGAAGGCGGCGGCCGAGGGGCGCGGAAGCGAGCTGGCCGAGGCGGCCGCCGCGCTCGCGCCGCGCGTGTACGAGCTGACCGAGTTCCTGGTCGACGTACTCGGGGTGACCGACGTCGGCGCGTACTTCCCGCACACCGTCACCTACCACCCCTCCTGTCACGGCCTGCGCGGCCTGGGGCTCGGGGACCGGCCGCGGCGGCTGCTGGCCGCGGTCAAGGGCCTGGACCTGGTCGAGCTGCCGGGCGCCGAGGAGTGCTGCGGCTTCGGCGGCACCTTCGCCGTCAAGAACCCGGACGTCTCGACCGCCATGGGCACCGACAAGATCACGGCGGCGGCCGGGACCGGCGCCCAGGTGCTGTGCGGCGCCGACAACTCCTGCCTCGCCCACCTGGGCGGCCTGCTGCGCCGCGCGGACAGCCCGCTGCGGACCCTGCACCTCGCCGAGATCCTGGCCGCGACCGAGGAGGAACCGCTGACGTGA
- a CDS encoding lactate utilization protein B: MTGTYLGMPAFPAFPAAAREAVRDEALRANLRHATHTIRDKRARAVAELADWDRLRAAGKAVKDHTLRHLDRYLLQLEAAVTAAGGTVHWAADADEANRIVTELVRATGEREVVKVKSMATQEIGLNEALEAAGIAAYETDLAELIVQLGHDRPSHILVPAIHRNRAEIRDIFRAEMAGWGRPAPEPLGDDPRELAEAARLHLREKFLRAKVAVSGANFMVAETGTMVVLESEGNGRMCLTLPETLISVVGIEKVVPTFRDLEIFLQTLPRSSTAERMNPYTTMWTGLGPSRGADGDGPTAFHLVLLDNGRTDTLADETGRQALRCIRCSACLNVCPVYERAGGHAYGSVYPGPIGAILSPQLRGTGSAIDASLPYASTLCGACYEVCPVAIDIPEVLVHLRERIAQGGPVTRAGVRVTLRPADGHTAERAAMRAARLLLDHPGALRAGERLLARARRLAPRRLPGAGRAWTDSRELPTVAAQSFRDWWARERSDPR, encoded by the coding sequence GTGACCGGTACCTACCTGGGCATGCCCGCCTTCCCCGCCTTCCCGGCCGCCGCGCGGGAGGCCGTACGGGACGAGGCGCTGCGCGCCAACCTCCGGCACGCCACGCACACCATCCGCGACAAACGCGCGCGGGCCGTCGCCGAACTCGCCGACTGGGACCGGCTGCGCGCCGCGGGCAAGGCCGTCAAGGACCACACCCTCCGCCACCTCGACCGCTACCTGCTGCAGCTGGAGGCGGCGGTCACGGCGGCCGGCGGCACCGTCCACTGGGCCGCCGACGCCGACGAGGCCAACCGGATCGTCACGGAGCTGGTCCGCGCGACCGGCGAGCGCGAGGTCGTCAAGGTCAAGTCCATGGCCACCCAGGAGATCGGGCTCAACGAGGCCCTGGAAGCCGCCGGGATCGCCGCGTACGAGACCGACCTCGCCGAACTCATCGTCCAGCTCGGCCACGACCGCCCCTCCCACATCCTGGTCCCGGCCATCCACCGCAACCGGGCCGAGATCCGCGACATCTTCCGCGCCGAGATGGCCGGCTGGGGCCGGCCGGCACCCGAACCGCTCGGCGACGACCCGCGGGAACTCGCCGAGGCGGCGCGCCTGCACCTGCGCGAGAAGTTCCTGCGCGCCAAGGTCGCCGTGTCCGGGGCCAACTTCATGGTCGCCGAGACCGGCACGATGGTCGTCCTGGAGTCCGAGGGGAACGGCCGGATGTGCCTGACCCTGCCCGAGACCCTGATCTCCGTCGTCGGCATCGAGAAGGTCGTCCCGACCTTCCGCGACCTGGAGATCTTCCTCCAGACCCTGCCGCGCTCCTCGACGGCCGAGCGGATGAACCCGTACACGACGATGTGGACCGGGCTGGGCCCGTCAAGAGGGGCGGACGGCGACGGGCCCACCGCCTTCCACCTCGTCCTCCTCGACAACGGCCGCACCGACACCCTCGCCGACGAGACCGGCCGCCAGGCCCTGCGCTGCATCCGCTGCTCCGCCTGCCTCAACGTCTGCCCGGTCTACGAACGCGCAGGCGGCCACGCCTACGGCTCCGTCTACCCGGGCCCCATCGGCGCGATCCTCAGCCCCCAACTCCGCGGCACCGGCAGCGCGATCGACGCCTCGCTGCCCTACGCGTCCACCCTGTGCGGAGCCTGCTACGAGGTCTGCCCGGTCGCCATCGACATCCCCGAGGTCCTCGTCCACCTCCGCGAACGGATCGCCCAGGGCGGCCCGGTGACCCGCGCCGGCGTCCGCGTCACACTCCGCCCCGCCGACGGCCACACCGCCGAACGGGCCGCCATGCGTGCCGCCCGGCTGCTCCTGGACCACCCCGGGGCCCTGCGCGCGGGGGAGCGCCTGCTCGCCAGGGCCCGGCGGCTGGCCCCCCGCCGGCTCCCCGGAGCCGGACGGGCCTGGACCGACAGCCGCGAACTGCCCACCGTGGCCGCGCAGTCCTTCCGCGACTGGTGGGCCCGGGAACGGAGCGACCCGCGATGA
- a CDS encoding LutC/YkgG family protein — protein sequence MSSKDRILGRIRRALDDAVPAAEIPRDYLPVHGARTPAERVDLLAAHLAEYRALVHRTQEEALPALLARLLEARGARSVLVPPGLPPHWLPAGGPTRVPDRAASTPYELDRVDSVVTGCALAVAETGTIVLDGGPGQGRRRITLIPDHHICVVRVPDQVVDSVPQVLPLLDPARPLTWISGPSATSDIELDRVEGVHGPRTLDVVLVGTQ from the coding sequence ATGAGCAGCAAGGACCGCATCCTGGGCCGGATCCGCCGGGCGCTGGACGACGCCGTCCCCGCCGCCGAGATCCCCCGCGACTACCTTCCCGTCCACGGCGCCCGCACCCCGGCGGAGCGGGTGGACCTGCTCGCGGCCCACCTCGCCGAGTACCGGGCCCTGGTCCACCGCACGCAGGAGGAGGCGCTGCCCGCGCTGCTGGCGCGGCTCCTGGAGGCGCGGGGCGCCCGGTCGGTGCTCGTCCCGCCCGGCCTGCCCCCGCACTGGCTCCCGGCCGGAGGCCCCACCCGCGTACCCGACCGGGCGGCCTCCACCCCGTACGAACTGGACCGGGTCGACAGCGTGGTCACCGGCTGCGCCCTGGCCGTCGCCGAGACCGGCACGATCGTCCTCGACGGCGGCCCCGGCCAGGGCCGGCGGCGCATCACCCTGATCCCGGACCACCACATCTGCGTGGTCCGGGTCCCGGACCAGGTGGTGGACTCCGTCCCGCAGGTCCTGCCGCTCCTCGACCCGGCCCGCCCGCTGACCTGGATCTCCGGCCCCTCCGCCACCAGCGACATCGAACTCGACCGGGTGGAGGGCGTCCACGGCCCCCGCACCCTGGACGTGGTGCTCGTGGGCACACAATGA
- a CDS encoding VOC family protein gives MPSHIALTALLVHDYDEAIDFYTRALGFDLAEDTARPDGSRWVVVRPPGATESALLLARAKDEAQRSRVGDQTGGRVGHFLYTDDFARDHARMTAEGVRFLEEPRHEPYGSVAVFEDLYGNRWDLLQPAA, from the coding sequence ATGCCCTCGCACATCGCCCTCACGGCCCTCCTCGTACACGACTACGACGAGGCCATCGACTTCTACACCCGTGCCCTCGGCTTCGACCTCGCCGAGGACACCGCCCGCCCGGACGGCTCCCGCTGGGTCGTGGTCCGCCCGCCCGGCGCCACCGAATCGGCGCTCCTCCTGGCCCGCGCCAAGGACGAGGCCCAGCGCTCCCGCGTCGGCGACCAGACGGGCGGCCGCGTCGGCCACTTCCTGTACACCGACGACTTCGCCCGCGACCACGCCCGGATGACCGCCGAGGGCGTCCGCTTCCTGGAGGAGCCCCGCCACGAGCCGTACGGCTCCGTCGCCGTCTTCGAAGACTTGTACGGCAACCGCTGGGACCTCCTCCAGCCCGCCGCCTAG
- a CDS encoding DUF309 domain-containing protein encodes MNARDRDVDGRARSARPRDGLGRPLAYGVAGVERQPEGVVRSPGETVREAQRLLDAGMPFHAHEVFEEAWKSGPEAAAPLWRGLAQLAVGLTHAARGNAVGGARLLRRGAAGIEGLDGGPYGVDVPGLVRWAGELAGRVADGGPAVDAAREAPRLGPA; translated from the coding sequence GTGAACGCACGGGATCGGGACGTCGACGGGCGGGCGCGCAGTGCGCGCCCGAGGGATGGGCTGGGGCGGCCGCTCGCCTACGGGGTGGCCGGGGTGGAGCGGCAGCCCGAGGGGGTGGTGCGCTCCCCCGGCGAGACCGTGCGGGAGGCGCAGCGGCTGCTGGACGCCGGGATGCCGTTCCACGCGCACGAGGTGTTCGAGGAGGCCTGGAAGTCCGGGCCCGAGGCCGCGGCCCCGCTCTGGCGGGGGCTCGCCCAGCTCGCCGTCGGGTTGACGCACGCCGCGCGCGGCAACGCGGTGGGCGGGGCGCGGCTGCTGCGGCGCGGGGCCGCGGGGATCGAGGGGCTGGACGGGGGGCCGTACGGGGTCGACGTGCCGGGCCTGGTCCGGTGGGCCGGGGAGCTGGCCGGCCGGGTGGCGGACGGCGGCCCGGCCGTCGATGCCGCGCGTGAGGCGCCGAGGCTGGGACCTGCCTAG